One stretch of Pararhizobium qamdonense DNA includes these proteins:
- a CDS encoding S24 family peptidase: protein MFSHDRIWSAIDALAERHQLSPSGLARRAGLDPTSFNKSKRHSADGRERWPSTESIAKVLDATGSTINQFMEFLRPGPTAGALPEGAFPPQTGSIPLLGFAQAGAGGFFDDGGFPAGQGWDVVEFPAAPGTKAGVYALEIQGDSMLPLYRDGDVLIVEPGAQIRRGDRVVVKTTEGEVMAKVLVRQTPRNIELLSLNPDHPNRTFELSDVEWIARIIWASQ from the coding sequence ATGTTTTCACATGACCGGATCTGGAGCGCCATCGATGCGCTCGCCGAGCGGCATCAATTGTCCCCTTCGGGTCTTGCCCGGCGGGCCGGGCTTGATCCGACCTCTTTCAACAAGTCCAAGCGCCATTCCGCCGATGGGCGCGAGCGCTGGCCATCGACGGAATCGATCGCCAAGGTGCTGGATGCGACCGGCTCGACGATCAACCAGTTCATGGAATTCCTGCGGCCGGGGCCAACGGCCGGGGCACTGCCTGAAGGCGCCTTTCCGCCGCAGACCGGCTCCATTCCGCTGCTCGGCTTTGCCCAGGCTGGGGCCGGTGGCTTTTTCGACGATGGCGGCTTTCCCGCAGGCCAGGGCTGGGATGTCGTCGAGTTTCCGGCCGCCCCCGGCACCAAGGCCGGCGTCTATGCGCTGGAAATCCAGGGCGACAGCATGTTGCCGCTCTATCGCGACGGCGATGTGCTGATCGTCGAGCCCGGCGCGCAGATCCGCCGCGGCGACCGCGTGGTGGTCAAGACCACGGAGGGTGAAGTCATGGCCAAGGTTCTCGTGCGCCAGACGCCGCGCAATATCGAGTTGCTGTCGCTCAATCCGGATCATCCCAACCGGACCTTTGAGCTCAGCGACGTCGAATGGATCGCCCGCATCATCTGGGCCAGCCAATAG
- a CDS encoding thermonuclease family protein, which yields MKRHLLTLGGGLAGILLTIVLLITGASAIQGRQSAETPDFALETPDMADVPGLGDRMDSADTENGGSADPASTETPDAGLPAKLERQDKAVRDIAPEQFGYPEEVTAQPLERIEARKPLSQPVARPEPVPAVLRHPVALSAGLIQFGDRLLQLDGIEPQKADRICGEQGKTWPCGMVAKTAFRNFLRARALVCTVPKNGWQGTLTAACSVNATDPAAWLAENGWADAPEKSPLSVKVAAARQSRLGFFGDDPRDLGPVPAVPDETLPSTDAAVDMTGR from the coding sequence ATGAAGCGGCACCTGCTCACCCTTGGCGGCGGCCTGGCCGGAATTCTCCTGACCATCGTGCTGCTGATAACAGGCGCATCGGCCATTCAGGGACGGCAGAGCGCCGAGACGCCGGACTTTGCATTGGAAACACCGGATATGGCGGATGTGCCCGGCCTTGGCGACAGGATGGACAGCGCTGACACCGAAAACGGCGGGAGTGCCGATCCAGCATCCACTGAAACTCCGGATGCCGGCCTTCCTGCAAAGCTGGAGAGGCAGGACAAAGCCGTTCGCGATATCGCGCCCGAGCAATTCGGATATCCCGAAGAGGTCACGGCGCAGCCGTTGGAGCGGATCGAGGCACGCAAGCCGCTGTCGCAGCCCGTGGCCCGGCCGGAGCCGGTTCCCGCTGTTCTTCGCCATCCGGTGGCGCTATCGGCGGGCCTCATCCAGTTTGGCGACCGGCTGCTGCAACTCGACGGGATCGAACCGCAAAAGGCGGACCGCATCTGCGGCGAACAAGGCAAGACATGGCCCTGCGGCATGGTGGCCAAAACCGCATTCCGCAATTTCCTGCGGGCTCGCGCGCTTGTCTGCACCGTGCCGAAGAATGGCTGGCAGGGGACGCTGACCGCCGCCTGCAGCGTCAATGCCACCGATCCGGCTGCCTGGCTTGCCGAAAACGGCTGGGCGGACGCCCCGGAAAAGTCGCCGCTTTCGGTTAAGGTTGCCGCTGCCCGCCAGTCCCGTCTCGGCTTTTTCGGCGACGATCCGCGCGATTTGGGCCCGGTACCGGCTGTCCCGGATGAAACGCTGCCGTCTACGGATGCCGCTGTTGATATGACCGGGCGTTGA
- a CDS encoding tellurite resistance TerB family protein: MPDTMSHHEALIYVMVMMSAVDTAMTDNELERIGRLTSFLPVFEGFDHDHLMHAARECTALLDGPEGLDIALEVVREALPARLNDTAYALAVEIAAADHAIAQEEIRLLQLLRDRLGLDKLTCAAIERGAMARFRR; the protein is encoded by the coding sequence ATGCCAGACACCATGAGCCATCACGAAGCCCTCATCTATGTCATGGTGATGATGTCGGCCGTCGATACCGCGATGACCGATAATGAGCTGGAACGCATCGGCCGGCTGACCAGCTTCCTGCCGGTGTTCGAAGGGTTCGACCACGACCATCTGATGCATGCCGCGCGCGAATGCACGGCCCTTCTCGACGGTCCGGAAGGATTGGACATCGCGCTTGAAGTGGTACGGGAAGCGCTTCCCGCGCGTCTCAATGATACGGCCTATGCGCTGGCCGTCGAGATTGCCGCTGCCGACCACGCGATTGCCCAGGAGGAAATCCGGCTGCTGCAATTGCTGCGTGACCGGCTGGGGCTGGACAAGCTGACCTGCGCTGCCATCGAGCGCGGTGCCATGGCACGGTTTCGCAGGTGA
- a CDS encoding sterol desaturase family protein, whose translation MTLFGIGEPALRLAFFAAIFLTLAMLELLHPRLERPELMRALKARRWFTNLSILVLSSLILRLIFPAAATGVALFAAAHGYGLLPMLGMPPLIGGILAFVILDFAIWLEHLIFHKVPLFWRIHRVHHADTGLDLTTALRFHPLEIMLSVLWKSAVILAIGAPPESVLVFEIVLNGAAMFNHANLKLPGRIDGLLRRLIVTPDMHAIHHSTEPDETDSNYGFNLSIWDQLFSTYRGRSQHPPDVMGIGLAQYRNPLPYRLFWSLFLPFRKLK comes from the coding sequence ATGACGCTGTTCGGCATTGGCGAACCGGCCCTGAGGCTTGCCTTCTTTGCCGCAATCTTCCTGACGCTTGCCATGCTCGAACTGCTCCATCCCCGGCTGGAGCGGCCGGAATTGATGCGCGCCTTGAAAGCCCGGCGCTGGTTTACCAATCTCTCGATCCTCGTCCTGTCATCGCTGATCCTGCGGCTGATCTTTCCGGCAGCGGCCACCGGTGTCGCGCTGTTTGCCGCTGCGCATGGATACGGGCTTTTGCCGATGCTCGGGATGCCACCGCTGATCGGCGGTATTCTAGCCTTCGTCATTCTCGATTTCGCCATCTGGCTGGAGCATCTGATTTTTCACAAAGTGCCACTGTTCTGGCGCATCCACCGGGTGCACCATGCCGATACCGGTCTCGACCTGACGACCGCGCTGCGCTTCCACCCGCTGGAAATCATGCTCTCGGTCCTGTGGAAATCCGCCGTGATCCTTGCGATCGGCGCGCCGCCGGAAAGCGTTCTGGTCTTTGAGATCGTGCTGAATGGCGCAGCCATGTTCAATCACGCCAACCTGAAACTTCCCGGCCGCATCGACGGGCTGTTGCGCCGCCTCATCGTCACGCCGGACATGCACGCCATCCATCATTCCACGGAGCCAGACGAGACCGACAGCAATTACGGCTTCAACCTGTCGATCTGGGACCAGCTGTTTTCAACCTATCGCGGCCGCTCGCAACATCCGCCGGATGTCATGGGGATCGGGCTTGCGCAATATCGCAACCCTTTGCCATACCGATTGTTCTGGTCGTTGTTTCTGCCATTTCGAAAGTTGAAATGA
- a CDS encoding transporter substrate-binding domain-containing protein, which yields MIRAFRASLKSYGIFSFCVYLVASFPVSLRAAEGVNDLPLLFDARERIAKPDLSGLARLRFLTTVDFPPFNFIDQSGKLAGFHVDLVREICHELEIDAKCQIQAVAFAELQPALEGGQGEAVIAGIGTSSELRQRFAFSRTFMKLPARFAANRQMMAGALSVASLAGKPVGTVSGTTHEAMFKAFFPKLESRSFPSRDAMLAALKQGSVAAVFSDGMQLSFWTAGSDAAGCCALIDGAYFSQRFLGEGLAVMNRKGDSALTQAIDHALLELSRKGRLNEIYLRYFPAGIY from the coding sequence ATGATACGCGCTTTCCGTGCATCTCTAAAATCCTATGGTATATTCTCGTTTTGCGTGTATTTGGTTGCATCTTTTCCAGTGTCATTGCGTGCTGCGGAAGGGGTGAACGATCTGCCCCTGTTGTTTGATGCGCGCGAACGGATTGCAAAACCGGACCTGAGTGGCCTCGCCCGGCTGCGGTTTTTGACCACCGTGGATTTCCCGCCGTTTAATTTCATCGATCAGTCCGGCAAGCTTGCCGGCTTCCATGTGGATCTGGTCCGCGAGATCTGCCACGAGCTGGAAATCGACGCCAAGTGCCAGATTCAGGCCGTGGCGTTTGCAGAGTTGCAGCCCGCTCTGGAAGGCGGGCAGGGGGAGGCAGTCATTGCCGGGATCGGCACCAGCTCGGAATTGCGGCAGCGATTTGCCTTTTCGAGAACCTTCATGAAGTTGCCCGCCCGTTTCGCTGCCAATCGGCAAATGATGGCCGGTGCGCTTTCGGTGGCGTCGCTTGCGGGAAAGCCGGTCGGCACCGTGTCGGGAACCACGCATGAGGCCATGTTCAAGGCATTTTTTCCCAAACTCGAAAGCCGCTCTTTTCCCAGCCGCGACGCGATGCTGGCGGCCCTGAAGCAGGGAAGCGTTGCGGCGGTGTTTTCAGACGGCATGCAGTTGTCGTTCTGGACGGCCGGCAGCGATGCGGCCGGATGCTGCGCCCTGATCGACGGCGCTTACTTCTCGCAACGGTTTCTGGGCGAGGGGCTGGCGGTCATGAACCGCAAGGGCGATTCCGCGCTGACGCAGGCGATCGATCATGCGCTGCTGGAATTGTCGCGCAAGGGCCGGCTGAACGAGATTTACCTGCGTTATTTCCCAGCCGGGATCTATTGA
- a CDS encoding glycosyltransferase, with product MATANEPPGGRSRNDTAIARLAPALKHEGRLLLQMGIGKPAIALAMRLAQAHGTSVEDELLASGEIEETIYFEALAEMLGLDFMPVIDAERVQDVDGLDTQIVRPEILRMHHASRPPVTVIVPSIGRFAELATLLQRMPMLRQCLAISTPSAVRAAAWQAGSQRRVSVVTRALFETAPLYSARITFWGKQGFYTGVTLCSLIGVALALPTISILVLHIVLTLFYLANFLVRLYALRAAGRQERLALQRARALPPVAAGPVPVYSVLVALYREESVVAQLVHALNQIDWPRSRLDIKLICEADDAATIAAIQALRLGREYEIVLVPVHLPRTKPKALAYALPGVRGTYVTVYDAEDRPHPGQLREAYDTFIAAPAHIICLQAPLIITNARQSWWSALFALEYAGLFRGLLPMLSLTGLPLPLGGTSNHFRTAELRMIGGWDPYNMTEDADLGMRLYRLGYRSRVIAKPTLEEAPVLPSVWLGQRTRWFKGWLQTWLVLMRKPGQLAKEMGWPAFFVFQILVGGMLLSALSHPVVIGFIAYLTWLMLHNSTSTHDWLAFWLFSGDIINVFGSYAVFISLGRNRMTIWEKRAVGWRWVFVPIYWLFMSLAAWKALLELRTHPFSWNKTPHVPVKDHGT from the coding sequence ATGGCTACCGCGAATGAGCCGCCCGGCGGGCGATCTCGAAACGATACTGCGATTGCGCGCCTGGCGCCGGCGTTGAAGCACGAAGGCCGACTGCTGCTCCAGATGGGGATCGGCAAGCCGGCGATTGCCTTGGCTATGCGACTGGCGCAAGCGCATGGCACAAGCGTCGAAGACGAGTTGCTCGCATCCGGCGAGATCGAGGAAACCATCTATTTCGAGGCGCTGGCGGAAATGCTGGGGCTTGATTTCATGCCCGTGATCGATGCGGAGCGGGTTCAGGACGTCGACGGCCTCGACACCCAGATCGTGCGGCCGGAAATTCTAAGGATGCATCACGCCAGCCGTCCGCCGGTCACCGTGATCGTTCCGTCGATCGGCCGGTTCGCCGAACTTGCCACGCTGTTGCAGCGCATGCCGATGCTGCGCCAATGCCTGGCCATCTCGACACCATCAGCGGTCCGCGCTGCCGCCTGGCAGGCGGGCAGCCAGAGGCGGGTATCGGTGGTAACGCGCGCGCTGTTTGAAACCGCGCCCCTCTACAGCGCCCGCATCACCTTTTGGGGCAAGCAGGGTTTTTATACCGGGGTCACGCTGTGCAGCTTGATCGGGGTGGCACTGGCCTTGCCCACCATCAGCATCCTGGTGCTGCATATCGTGCTGACCCTGTTCTATCTTGCCAATTTTCTGGTGCGCCTCTACGCGTTGAGGGCCGCCGGGCGCCAGGAGCGCCTGGCGCTGCAACGGGCGCGGGCATTGCCGCCCGTCGCCGCGGGGCCTGTACCGGTCTATTCGGTGCTCGTGGCGCTCTACAGGGAAGAAAGTGTCGTGGCGCAGCTCGTCCACGCGCTCAACCAGATCGACTGGCCGCGCTCGCGGCTCGATATCAAGCTGATCTGCGAGGCGGATGATGCGGCAACCATCGCGGCGATCCAAGCTTTGCGGCTGGGGCGCGAATACGAGATCGTTCTGGTGCCGGTCCACCTGCCCCGCACCAAGCCAAAGGCGCTCGCCTATGCGCTGCCCGGCGTTCGCGGCACCTATGTGACGGTCTATGATGCCGAAGACCGGCCGCATCCCGGCCAGTTGCGGGAAGCGTACGACACGTTCATCGCAGCCCCTGCGCATATCATCTGCCTGCAGGCGCCGCTGATTATCACCAATGCGCGGCAATCCTGGTGGAGCGCGCTGTTTGCGCTGGAATATGCCGGACTGTTTCGCGGGCTGCTGCCGATGCTGTCTCTGACGGGTCTGCCCCTGCCGCTGGGCGGCACATCCAATCATTTCCGCACGGCGGAGCTGAGGATGATCGGTGGCTGGGATCCCTACAATATGACCGAGGATGCCGATCTCGGCATGCGGCTGTACCGGCTCGGCTATCGATCGCGCGTCATCGCCAAACCGACGCTGGAGGAAGCGCCGGTCCTGCCCTCCGTCTGGCTGGGGCAGCGTACCCGCTGGTTCAAAGGGTGGCTGCAGACATGGCTGGTGCTGATGCGCAAGCCGGGCCAACTGGCCAAAGAAATGGGCTGGCCGGCTTTCTTCGTCTTCCAGATCCTGGTGGGCGGAATGCTGCTGTCCGCGCTCAGTCATCCCGTCGTCATCGGCTTCATCGCCTATCTGACCTGGCTGATGCTGCACAACAGCACATCTACGCATGACTGGCTGGCCTTCTGGCTGTTCAGCGGCGATATCATCAATGTCTTCGGCAGCTATGCGGTCTTCATTTCGCTTGGGCGTAACCGGATGACGATATGGGAAAAACGGGCGGTCGGCTGGCGTTGGGTTTTTGTGCCAATTTACTGGCTCTTCATGTCGCTCGCCGCATGGAAGGCACTTTTGGAGCTGCGGACACATCCGTTTTCCTGGAACAAGACACCGCATGTTCCTGTGAAAGACCATGGGACCTGA
- a CDS encoding 2'-deoxycytidine 5'-triphosphate deaminase: MTRATGILADRAIAALFEAGRLKSEARLDEDQIQPASLDLRLGSKAFRVRASFMPGPGHLVADKLDRLKLHVIDLSEGAVLETGCVYIVPLMESLDLLPDMSASANPKSSTGRLDIFTRVITDRAQEFDKIPAGYSGPLYLEISPRTFPVIVRRGSRLSQIRFRIGHALLTENEVLALHESDVLVASETPNVSGAGIALSIDLKGTGADGLIGYRGKHHTAVVDVDKKAEHGIFDFWEPLYSRGRDELILDPDEFYILVSREAVHVPPLYAAEMTPFDPLVGEFRVHYAGFFDPGFGHASAGGKGSRAVLEVRSHEVPFILEHGQIVGRLVYEHMMERPEGLYGLGLGSNYQAQGLKLSKHFRAE; this comes from the coding sequence ATGACCAGGGCCACAGGCATTCTCGCCGATCGCGCCATTGCTGCGCTGTTTGAGGCAGGGCGGTTGAAAAGCGAGGCGCGGCTCGATGAGGACCAGATCCAGCCGGCCAGTCTCGATCTGCGTCTGGGCTCCAAGGCATTCCGCGTGCGCGCCAGCTTCATGCCGGGCCCCGGCCATCTGGTGGCCGATAAGCTCGACCGGCTGAAACTGCATGTGATCGACCTCTCCGAAGGGGCTGTGCTCGAAACCGGCTGTGTCTACATCGTTCCCCTGATGGAAAGCCTCGACCTTCTGCCGGATATGTCGGCCTCGGCCAATCCGAAGAGCTCGACCGGCCGCCTCGATATCTTCACCCGCGTCATCACCGATCGCGCCCAGGAATTCGACAAGATCCCCGCCGGCTATTCCGGTCCGCTCTATCTTGAAATCAGTCCGCGCACCTTCCCCGTCATCGTCCGGCGCGGCTCGCGCCTGTCGCAGATCCGCTTCCGCATCGGCCATGCCTTGCTGACCGAAAACGAGGTGCTGGCGCTGCACGAAAGCGATGTCCTCGTTGCCAGCGAAACGCCCAACGTCTCCGGCGCCGGTATCGCGCTGTCGATCGATCTGAAGGGCACCGGTGCTGACGGCTTGATCGGCTATCGCGGCAAGCACCATACCGCCGTCGTCGATGTCGACAAGAAGGCCGAACACGGCATCTTCGATTTCTGGGAACCGCTCTACAGCCGCGGCCGCGACGAACTGATCCTCGATCCCGACGAATTCTATATTCTCGTCTCGCGCGAAGCCGTGCATGTGCCGCCGCTCTATGCGGCTGAAATGACGCCGTTCGATCCGCTGGTCGGCGAATTCCGCGTCCACTATGCCGGTTTCTTCGACCCCGGTTTCGGCCATGCCTCGGCCGGCGGCAAAGGCAGCCGTGCCGTGCTGGAAGTGCGCAGTCACGAAGTGCCGTTCATCCTCGAACATGGCCAGATCGTCGGCCGTCTGGTGTACGAGCACATGATGGAGCGCCCCGAAGGGCTCTATGGTCTGGGTCTTGGTTCCAACTACCAGGCACAGGGCCTGAAACTCTCCAAGCATTTCCGCGCAGAGTAA
- a CDS encoding O-succinylhomoserine sulfhydrylase codes for MSNNWRPATQLVHGGTTRSNHGETSEAIFMTQGFVYDSSEAAEARFKGETDGFIYARYGSPTNDMFEQRMCMLEGAEDARATASGMAAVSAAILCQLKAGDHIVAARALFGSCRWVVETLAPKYGIEFTLIDGRFLENWEKAVKPNTKVFFLESPTNPTLEVVDIEGVAKIANQIGAKVIVDNVFATPLLQKPLELGAHIVVYSATKHIDGQGRCLGGVILSDKEWINEHLHDYFRHTGPALSPFNAWTLLKGIETLPLRVRQQSENAARVADFLAEQSQVAKVIYPGRKDHPQADIIARQMKGGSTLVCFELKGGKEAAFALQNALDVVLISNNLGDSKSLITHPATTTHKNLSDEARAELGISPGTVRFSAGIEDSADLIEDFARALKSVQA; via the coding sequence ATGAGCAACAATTGGCGCCCCGCGACACAGCTCGTTCACGGCGGCACGACCCGTTCAAACCATGGTGAAACCTCCGAAGCCATCTTCATGACGCAGGGCTTCGTCTATGACAGCTCGGAAGCGGCGGAAGCGCGCTTCAAGGGCGAGACGGACGGCTTCATCTATGCCCGCTACGGCAGCCCGACCAACGACATGTTCGAACAGCGCATGTGCATGCTGGAAGGTGCCGAGGACGCACGCGCCACCGCATCCGGCATGGCTGCGGTGTCCGCAGCAATCCTGTGCCAGCTGAAAGCCGGCGATCATATCGTGGCGGCCCGCGCCCTGTTCGGCTCCTGCCGCTGGGTGGTGGAAACGCTGGCGCCGAAATACGGCATCGAGTTCACGCTGATCGACGGGCGTTTCCTGGAAAACTGGGAAAAGGCCGTCAAGCCGAACACCAAGGTGTTCTTCCTGGAAAGCCCGACCAATCCGACGCTGGAAGTGGTCGATATCGAGGGTGTTGCCAAGATCGCCAACCAGATCGGCGCCAAGGTCATCGTCGATAACGTCTTTGCAACGCCGCTTTTGCAAAAGCCATTGGAACTCGGCGCCCATATCGTCGTCTATTCCGCCACCAAGCATATTGATGGCCAGGGCCGTTGCCTTGGCGGCGTGATCCTGTCCGACAAGGAATGGATCAACGAACATCTGCACGACTATTTCCGCCATACCGGCCCGGCGCTTTCGCCGTTCAACGCTTGGACGCTCTTGAAGGGCATCGAGACCCTGCCCTTGCGCGTGCGCCAGCAGAGCGAGAATGCCGCGCGTGTCGCCGATTTCCTGGCCGAGCAGAGCCAGGTCGCCAAGGTGATCTATCCCGGCCGCAAGGACCATCCGCAGGCCGATATCATCGCCCGGCAGATGAAGGGTGGCTCGACGCTCGTCTGCTTCGAGCTGAAGGGCGGCAAGGAGGCGGCGTTTGCGCTGCAGAACGCGCTGGATGTGGTGCTGATCTCCAACAATCTCGGCGACAGCAAGAGCCTGATCACCCATCCGGCAACGACCACCCACAAGAACCTGTCGGACGAGGCGCGTGCCGAGCTTGGCATTTCGCCGGGCACCGTGCGCTTCTCGGCAGGCATCGAGGACAGCGCCGACCTGATCGAGGATTTCGCCCGTGCTCTGAAGTCGGTTCAGGCCTGA
- a CDS encoding CDP-alcohol phosphatidyltransferase family protein → MLDGHVRRWIDPWLDRAGRALAAYGFTANTVTVTGFLIGVAAAAAIVLDAYAAAFVLIGLSRICDGLDGAVARATQKTDFGGFLDIVLDFAFYGLIPFAFIFADPYENGVAGGLLLLSFYINGASFLAFSIMAEKRGLSTDIRGAKSLYFTTGLAEATETIAVFLAFCLFPHWFCEIAICFALVCFYTTVSRIILARTFFTGEPPA, encoded by the coding sequence ATGCTGGACGGTCATGTGAGGCGATGGATTGACCCTTGGCTGGATCGTGCAGGCAGGGCTCTGGCCGCTTATGGGTTCACCGCAAACACGGTCACCGTCACCGGTTTCCTCATTGGTGTGGCGGCAGCGGCCGCCATCGTCCTCGACGCCTACGCCGCTGCTTTCGTGCTGATCGGCCTCAGCCGAATCTGTGACGGCCTGGACGGTGCCGTCGCGCGGGCGACGCAGAAAACCGATTTCGGCGGCTTCCTCGATATCGTGCTCGACTTTGCCTTTTATGGCCTGATCCCGTTCGCCTTCATTTTTGCCGATCCCTATGAAAACGGCGTGGCGGGCGGCCTTCTGCTTTTGTCGTTTTACATTAACGGCGCCAGTTTCCTCGCCTTTTCGATCATGGCCGAAAAGCGCGGCCTCTCGACGGACATTCGCGGCGCAAAATCGCTCTATTTCACCACCGGTCTTGCCGAAGCGACGGAGACGATCGCCGTGTTCCTGGCGTTCTGCCTGTTTCCGCACTGGTTTTGCGAGATCGCAATCTGCTTCGCACTCGTGTGCTTCTACACGACGGTGTCGCGCATCATACTGGCGCGGACCTTCTTTACGGGAGAGCCTCCGGCCTAG
- the apaG gene encoding Co2+/Mg2+ efflux protein ApaG, with translation MYRALTRDIEVTVEPYYLEEQSDPDDSRYVWGYRILISNLSEETVRLMTRYWHITDENGQVDEVNGPGVIGEQPVLNPGDTYEYSSGCPLDTPSGVMFGHYLMETTRGESFNVDIPAFSLDSPGQNRTLN, from the coding sequence ATGTACCGCGCGCTGACACGCGACATCGAGGTGACCGTCGAACCTTATTATCTGGAGGAGCAATCCGATCCGGATGACAGCCGTTATGTCTGGGGCTACCGCATCCTGATCTCGAACCTGTCGGAAGAGACCGTCAGGCTGATGACGCGCTACTGGCACATTACCGATGAAAACGGCCAGGTGGACGAGGTCAATGGCCCGGGGGTCATCGGCGAGCAACCGGTTCTAAACCCGGGAGACACCTACGAGTACTCGTCCGGCTGCCCGCTCGACACGCCATCCGGTGTGATGTTCGGTCATTATCTGATGGAAACCACGCGTGGCGAGAGCTTCAACGTGGATATTCCCGCCTTTTCGCTGGATTCGCCCGGCCAGAACCGGACGCTGAATTAG
- a CDS encoding Hsp33 family molecular chaperone, which yields MTEAGLGLGHFDYAGDDHVVPFQVEGLDVRGRAVQLGPMLDAILERHNYPLPVARLVAETVVLTVLLGTSLKFEGKLIIQTKSNGPVDLVVADFATPDRVRAYARYNEEALKIAEENGLTQPQHLLGDGVLAFTIDQGAHMQRYQGIVPLDGASLEEIAGVYFRQSEQIPTKVRLGVAELLDRDENGKPRHRWRAGGMVAQFLPETLERMRQPDLPGGDGADDSFEVDDLWDEASVMVQTIDADELTDPTVGTERLLYRLFHERGVKVYPPQAVYDKCSCSREKLRDVLASLSQDDIDHAAEDGLVSVTCEFCSTTYRFEATEVKPQ from the coding sequence ATGACGGAAGCAGGTTTGGGCCTTGGCCATTTCGATTATGCAGGCGACGATCATGTCGTGCCGTTTCAGGTTGAGGGTCTCGACGTGCGTGGCCGCGCCGTCCAGCTCGGCCCGATGCTGGATGCCATCCTCGAGCGTCATAACTATCCGCTCCCGGTCGCCCGCCTGGTGGCCGAAACGGTGGTGCTGACGGTGCTTCTCGGCACGTCGCTGAAATTCGAAGGCAAGCTGATCATCCAGACCAAGAGCAACGGCCCGGTCGATCTGGTCGTCGCCGATTTCGCGACGCCGGACCGGGTGCGCGCCTATGCCCGCTACAATGAAGAGGCCTTGAAGATTGCCGAGGAAAACGGCCTGACCCAGCCGCAGCATCTGCTCGGCGATGGCGTTTTGGCCTTCACCATCGATCAGGGCGCGCATATGCAGCGCTACCAGGGCATCGTGCCGCTCGACGGCGCCTCGCTGGAGGAAATTGCCGGCGTCTATTTCCGCCAGTCGGAACAGATCCCGACCAAGGTGCGCCTCGGCGTTGCCGAGCTGCTCGATCGCGATGAAAACGGCAAGCCGCGCCACCGCTGGCGGGCCGGCGGCATGGTCGCACAGTTTCTGCCGGAAACGCTGGAGCGCATGCGCCAGCCCGATCTTCCTGGCGGCGACGGCGCGGACGATAGTTTCGAAGTCGATGATCTCTGGGATGAAGCCAGCGTCATGGTCCAGACGATCGATGCCGACGAGCTGACCGATCCGACCGTTGGTACCGAGCGGCTTTTGTACCGGCTGTTCCACGAGCGTGGCGTCAAGGTCTATCCGCCGCAGGCTGTCTATGACAAATGCAGCTGTTCACGCGAAAAGCTGCGCGACGTTCTGGCAAGCTTGAGCCAGGACGACATTGATCATGCGGCCGAGGACGGACTTGTCTCGGTCACCTGCGAGTTCTGCTCGACGACCTACCGCTTCGAAGCGACGGAAGTGAAGCCGCAGTAA